The Salvelinus namaycush isolate Seneca chromosome 16, SaNama_1.0, whole genome shotgun sequence genome has a segment encoding these proteins:
- the tcf15 gene encoding transcription factor 15, whose protein sequence is MMTFAMLRPIATHLISYPDLSMMSEDEENRSESDGSSDQSYGCCASADKRRRISLKSGGSSVVIVKQRNAANARERDRTQSVNTAFTALRTLIPTEPVDRKLSKIETLRLASSYISHLANTLLLRDGNGDGQPCLGAVYAQGESGGKQPRTICTFCLSNQRKGIKDGKDCLKMRGVDSLRVNRR, encoded by the exons ATGATGACCTTTGCCATGCTGCGGCCAATTGCGACTCATCTGATCAGCTACCCGGACCTGAGTATGATGTCCGAGGACGAGGAGAACCGCAGCGAGAGCGACGGCAGCTCGGATCAGAGCTATGGATGCTGCGCATCCGCGGACAAACGGCGGAGGATTTCTCTAAAGTCGGGAGGCAGCAGTGTTGTCATTGTGAAACAGCGGAACGCAGCCAATGCCAGGGAGCGCGACCGAACCCAAAGTGTCAACACTGCATTTACTGCACTTCGGACTCTAATACCCACTGAGCCAGTGGACAGAAAGCTCTCCAAGATTGAGACGCTTCGCCTAGCATCAAGCTACATCTCCCACCTCGCCAACACCCTGCTGCTCCGTGACGGGAATGGAGATGGACAACCTTGTCTTGGCGCGGTTTACGCGCAAGGAGAGAGCGGAGGAAAGCAGCCTCGCACCATCTGTACCTTCTGTTTGAGCAACCAAAGAAAAGGG ATAAAGGATGGCAAAGACTGTCTGAAGATGCGAGGCGTTGATTCTCTGAGGGTGAACCGCAGATAG